TCTAACAGAAAATGTGTACCAATGGCACCTCCAACAAATGTTATCAATGAACCCAGGGTAATGATACGCATGATCGTTGGGCCAACGACTTTTACTTCCTTAAGTTTTAAGGTCAATCCTCCTTCGAATAAAATGATGCCAATAGACAGGGAAACAAAATAAAACAGGCTTTCGCCGGGAAAGAGCCCCTGCCCTATGGCGGGATCGTAAACCGGTTCGATCCATTTTGCGCCGCCTTCCTCAAAAAGGGAAGAAACGGGGCCAAAAAAAAGACCGATGAGGATCAAAGGTAGGATAGCTGGCACCTTGGTTCGCCATGCAATCCATTGAGCGGAGATACCGAGGATGACCAGTCCAGCAAGTTCAAGCATTTATGTTTTTTTAAACGTAAAAATAATACAATATAACGACGGAAATCCCTCATTGTTTAGATTGACCGGAATGGTTCGATTTTTTCAGACCGTTAAAATCGTTGGCGCATGACTTCATAAAGCATAATCCCTGCGGCAACGGAAACATTAAAAGAATCCGTAGTGCCTACCTGCGGAATGATAAACAATTCATCTGCGTTCCTTTCCACCCCGGTACTGATTCCCTCTCCTTCTGATCCGACGATCAATGCTATCGGAGCGGTAAGGTCAAAATCGAAAATCAGTTTTGTGGCTTCAAGGCTGCTGGCCAACACCTGGATGCCGGATAATTGCATGGTTTCAATAGCGGTGACCAGGCTGTTTTCGCGGCAAACCGGGATTTTTGTAAGGGCCCCCGCCGAAGTTTTTAAAGCTTCTTCATTGATGAATGCGCTTCCCTTTTTTGGTACGACCAGGGCATGTGCTCCGCTGATTTCCGCCGAGCGGGCTATGGCACCAAAATTTCTTACATCCGTAACGCCATCAAGAATCATAATGAGCGGATTCTGGTTTTTTTCGTAAATGGATGGAAGCAAATCTTCGATCTGGTAATAAGGTATAATGGCCACCAAACCTACAACACCCTGGTGATTGGCATTGGTGAATTTATTGAGTTTTTCCTTGGGTGCAACAGTCATAGGTATATTATGGCTGGTGCACAAATGGCGCAGTTCTTTTTCAAATTCTCCACGAGTACCCTGCTGTAAAATAATTTTATCAAAGTTGGTTCCCTCTTTGATCGCATCAATTACAGGATGTCTGCCGTATATCAGTTGTGTTTTTTCATTTTTCATCGCAGGAAAGGTCGTAAAAAAAGAGGAGTTGTGCAAGAACTATGCGGAGATGAACCAAAATTTAAAGAAGGAGAATCATAAATTCCTGTTGGGAGTGCTGAATAGGGAACACTGATTAACGAATAAAGAAAAAAATCAAGGCTTGGCATATTACGAACCTTGTTTCATACTCCATTCATTTGCTCAAAGCATCAACTCTTTCAGGTGTCCCCGGCCAAAGAAAAATGATAATAGAGAAATGTAGTGATGGGCTATATTTTTTTTATTTTAGAGGTAATGATCTCATCATATTCGGCCAGAATCCTTTCTAAATTTTGATACCGGTATCCGCGCTTTCCGATTTTTTGCGCCAATTCGGGAGCTTTTTCTTCAATGAGCCTGGAAAATTTGTTTTTAAAATGCTTGCGCTTTAAGACAAAAAGAGATTTTTTATCATGTTTGATCCAGAATGTTTTTTGATTGGCCGAATAAGAATTTACCTGCTGACCCC
This sequence is a window from Lewinellaceae bacterium. Protein-coding genes within it:
- the rlmB gene encoding 23S rRNA (guanosine(2251)-2'-O)-methyltransferase RlmB, translating into MKNEKTQLIYGRHPVIDAIKEGTNFDKIILQQGTRGEFEKELRHLCTSHNIPMTVAPKEKLNKFTNANHQGVVGLVAIIPYYQIEDLLPSIYEKNQNPLIMILDGVTDVRNFGAIARSAEISGAHALVVPKKGSAFINEEALKTSAGALTKIPVCRENSLVTAIETMQLSGIQVLASSLEATKLIFDFDLTAPIALIVGSEGEGISTGVERNADELFIIPQVGTTDSFNVSVAAGIMLYEVMRQRF